In Phycisphaerae bacterium RAS1, the genomic window TGGCCGCCGCCGCGCTTCCGCCGGAGAATGTGCTCGGCGTGGCGATGCCCAGCCGTTTCAGCAGCGATCACAGCGTCGCCGACGCCCGCGCGCTGGCCGTAAATCTGGGAATCCGTTTCTCGCAAATTCCGATCGAGCCGGTGCATCGCGCGTATGAGCAGACGATGGCCGAGGCGTTCGCCGGTCGCGCGGCGGACGTGACCGAGGAGAACATCCAGGCTCGAGTCCGCGGCGGCATCCTGATGGCGCTGTCCAACAAGTTCGGCAGCCTGCTGCTGACCACCGGAAACAAGAGCGAGCTGGCCGTCGGCTATTGCACGCTCTACGGCGACATGTGCGGCGGGCTGGCGGTGATCAGCGACGTGCCCAAGACGATGGTCTATTCGCTGGCGCGGCACATCAACGCCCGGGCCGGCCGCGACGTGATCCCGCACGGAAGCCTGTCAAAGCCGCCGTCAGCCGAGCTTCGTCCCAACCAGACCGATCAGGATTCGCTGCCGCCGTATGAAGTGCTGGACGAGATTCTGCGACGTTACGAGGAGCAGCTTCAGAGCGTGGATGAGATGGTGGCCGCGGGCGCGGACCGGGCGGCCGTGGAGCGAGTCGTGAGACTCATTCAATCCAGCGAATACAAACGGCAGCAGGCGGCGCCGGGTCTGAAAGTCACGTCGCGGGCTTTCGGCTTTGGGCGGCGGATGCCCATCGCCGTACGATGGCCGCGATAGCAGCCCGCATCGTGCCACGTTGGGAGCCATGCCGACGGCCTTTGCGTCGGCATGCCCACACAGGAGGCCATGGGCGCGCCACGCGAACTTGACCAGCTCCGGCTGAACCGCTGAACCGCAGCCGCGGCTGGTACTGGGTCAGTTTGGGGGACCGGCCTCTGGCCGGTCTCGTTCTCGCCGAAGAAGCAAAGACCGGCCAGAGGCCGGTCCCCCAAACTGACCCAGTACCCCGCGGCTGCCCGGGGTTGCATTTTGGAAGGCATCGAAGATAATACGTTGCTCGGCTGGGTAGCGGACTCACCCGCCAAGCGCCCGAGCTAGAAGAGGACGCCATGAAAGAGAAGATTCACCCGGCGTATCAGGATGTAAAGGTCCATTGCGCCTGTGGCAACGAATTCATGACCCGCGCGACGGTCAAGCAGATTCGCGTTGATATTTGCGCCGCCTGCCACCCGTTCTACACCGGCAAGCAGAAATTCGTGGACACCACCGGCCGCGTCGAGCGTTTCCAGAAGAAGTTCGGCGGTTCGTACTTTGCCGGCGCCAAGGCGGGCGAAAAGGCCAAGGCCGGCAAGTAGCGGCTGATTGTCGAATCGCGGTAACGGCCCAGGTGCGCGCACCGGGCCGTTGTCTTTTTTCAGGCGCGCCGCCATCGGCCGGCGCCCGTCCGAGCCGCGTCCGTGCGCGGGCGAATGTTCGCGGAGCGCGTCCTTACGCTCGCGACTCTGAATAGACGGGCGAGACCATTCGACAGGAGACGCAGCGCCCATGCCCACGTTCGTTCAGGATCCGCCGTGGATCGCCCGCATTGAGCAGATGGAGCGGCGTTCCAACGAGCTGGGCGAGCTGATGAACAAGCCGGAAGTGGCCGCGAGCGGCGCGCTGATCGTGAAATTCGCCAAGGAGCACGGCGCGCTCGAAAAAATCCTGCGGCCGTTCCGCGACTACCGCAGCGTTACGCAACAGGTCGAAGAATCGCACGCCATCGTGAGCGACCCGGCCGGCGACGCCGACCTCAAACAACTGGCCGAAGCCGAGTTGCCCGAGCTAGAGGCGCGGCGCGAGTCGCTGCTCAACCAACTGAAGGAAAAGCTGGTGACCGGCGATGAAGCCGCGATCAGCAGCATCATTCTCGAAGTCCGGGCCGGAACGGGTGGGGATGAAGCCGCCCTCTTCGCCGGCGAATTGCTGAACATGTACTCCTCGTACGCCGCCCGCAAGGGCTTCAAGACCGAGTTGATGTCGATGTCCGACTCCGAGCTGGGCGGCATCAAGGAGGCGATC contains:
- the rpmE gene encoding 50S ribosomal protein L31 is translated as MKEKIHPAYQDVKVHCACGNEFMTRATVKQIRVDICAACHPFYTGKQKFVDTTGRVERFQKKFGGSYFAGAKAGEKAKAGK